One segment of Natronosalvus halobius DNA contains the following:
- a CDS encoding YhjD/YihY/BrkB family envelope integrity protein, with protein MVLDVRRRLSTGKDVVAGIQQKNVTFMAASIAYQAFISLIPLLVLVFFLVSIAGDEQVAEQVAATTEGVLPESGQVLLEEAIAGSVESAGASIIGLVTLVWGSLKIFRGLDTAFSEIYESSAENSFLEQLRDAFVVFAAIGLALLAAAVATAVFASLPDSPLLGVANPLMLVVGFTLAFLPMYYFFPDVDVGVREILPGVVVAAVGWAALQALFQVYVALSGSTDSAGAIGAILLLLTWLYFGGLVLLVGAVVNATTAGRLTLEVEDEDDLDRAPARQVTRERELEQLEQQRNRLTRERDHLRSTLRTQRSRRNDLETRVDRLASTVHRLERENEALRRELERQEEPSWRRTLMAALGRVETVKVGTVRRSRDS; from the coding sequence ATGGTTCTCGACGTTCGCCGGCGGCTATCGACGGGAAAGGACGTCGTCGCGGGCATCCAGCAGAAGAACGTGACGTTCATGGCGGCGAGCATCGCCTACCAGGCGTTCATTTCGCTGATTCCGCTGCTCGTCCTCGTGTTCTTCCTCGTCTCCATCGCCGGTGACGAACAGGTCGCCGAACAGGTCGCCGCGACGACCGAAGGCGTCCTCCCGGAGAGTGGCCAGGTGCTGCTCGAGGAGGCGATCGCCGGCTCCGTAGAGAGCGCGGGCGCGTCGATCATCGGCCTCGTGACGCTGGTGTGGGGGTCGCTGAAGATATTCCGCGGCCTCGACACCGCGTTCTCGGAGATCTACGAGTCGTCCGCGGAGAACAGTTTTTTAGAGCAACTTCGCGATGCGTTCGTCGTCTTCGCCGCGATCGGGCTCGCGCTGCTCGCCGCCGCAGTCGCGACGGCGGTCTTCGCGTCCCTCCCCGACAGTCCGCTGCTCGGGGTCGCGAACCCGCTCATGCTCGTCGTCGGGTTCACGCTCGCCTTCCTCCCGATGTACTACTTCTTCCCCGACGTCGACGTCGGCGTCCGCGAGATTCTCCCGGGAGTCGTCGTCGCCGCCGTCGGCTGGGCGGCGCTCCAGGCGCTGTTTCAGGTGTACGTCGCCCTCTCGGGTAGCACCGACTCCGCTGGTGCGATCGGCGCCATCCTCTTGCTTTTGACCTGGCTGTACTTCGGTGGCCTGGTGTTGCTCGTCGGCGCGGTCGTCAACGCCACGACGGCGGGACGGCTCACCCTCGAGGTCGAAGACGAGGACGACCTCGATCGGGCCCCCGCCAGGCAGGTCACCCGCGAGCGGGAACTCGAGCAACTCGAACAGCAGCGAAATCGACTCACGCGTGAGCGCGATCACCTTCGATCGACCCTGCGCACCCAGCGGTCACGTCGGAACGACCTCGAGACCCGCGTCGATCGGCTCGCATCGACGGTCCACCGGCTCGAGCGCGAGAACGAGGCGCTCCGGCGAGAACTCGAGCGCCAGGAGGAGCCGTCCTGGAGACGGACACTGATGGCGGCCCTGGGACGGGTCGAGACGGTGAAGGTGGGTACTGTCCGTCGGTCTCGCGACTCCTGA
- the katG gene encoding catalase/peroxidase HPI: protein MTRSNRDWWPNQLNLKILDQNARDVGPMGEEFDYAEAFQELDLESVKADIEDVMTTSEDWWTADYGHYGPLFIRMAWHSAGTYRTSDGRGGASGGTQRFAPLNSWPDNANLDKARRLLWPVKQKYGEKLSWADLIVLTGNVALESMGFETFGFAGGREDAYDPDEAVDWGPETEWEASERFSDDDELEHPLAATVMGLIYVNPEGPDGEPEPEKSAERIRESFGRMAMNDEETAALIAGGHTFGKVHGADDPNEHVGPEPEAAPIDQQGLGWESSHGSGKGADTITSGIEGPWNATPTQWDMGYIDNLLEYTWWPEKGPGGAWQWTTQNGELDGTAPGAEDPSEKEDVMMLTTDVALKRDPDYREILERFQENPDEFQDAFAKAWYKLIHRDMGPPVRFLGPEVPDEEMLWQDPVPDVDHDLIGEATIDDLKETILASDLSVSQLAKTAWAAASTYRDSDKRGGVNGARIRLEPQRSWEVNEPEALETVLATLEEIQDEFNSSRSDDVRVSLADLIVLGGNAAVEQAAAKAGYDVDVPFEPGRTDATQEQTDVESFEALEPEADGFRNYLGEGHDRSAEELLVDKADLLDLTTPEMTVLVGGMRVLGANYKDSDLGVFTDRPETLTNDFFDTVLSMDYEWEAVSDADSQDVLEWEAPSEGHDIYELRDRETGEVEWAGTRVDLIFGSNARLRAIADVYGSDDAEEKFVHDFVDTWGKVMHLDRFDLE, encoded by the coding sequence ATGACTAGGTCCAACCGAGACTGGTGGCCGAACCAGTTGAACCTGAAGATTCTCGACCAGAACGCCCGCGATGTTGGTCCGATGGGCGAGGAGTTCGACTACGCCGAGGCGTTCCAGGAACTCGACCTCGAGTCCGTGAAGGCGGACATCGAGGACGTGATGACGACGTCGGAGGACTGGTGGACGGCCGACTACGGTCACTACGGCCCGCTCTTCATCCGAATGGCGTGGCATAGCGCCGGCACGTACCGCACCAGCGACGGTCGCGGCGGCGCCTCGGGCGGCACGCAACGGTTCGCGCCGCTCAACAGCTGGCCCGACAACGCGAACCTCGACAAGGCCCGCCGGCTGCTCTGGCCGGTCAAACAGAAGTACGGCGAGAAACTCTCGTGGGCCGACCTGATCGTCCTGACGGGGAACGTCGCCCTCGAGTCGATGGGATTCGAGACGTTCGGCTTCGCTGGCGGACGCGAGGACGCCTACGACCCCGACGAGGCCGTCGACTGGGGGCCCGAGACCGAGTGGGAAGCCTCCGAGCGCTTCAGCGACGACGACGAACTCGAGCATCCCCTCGCTGCCACCGTGATGGGGCTTATCTACGTGAATCCGGAGGGACCAGACGGCGAGCCGGAGCCGGAAAAGTCCGCGGAACGAATTCGAGAGTCGTTCGGTCGGATGGCGATGAACGACGAGGAAACGGCTGCGCTCATCGCCGGCGGGCACACCTTCGGGAAGGTCCACGGCGCCGACGATCCCAACGAGCACGTCGGCCCCGAGCCCGAAGCAGCACCTATCGACCAGCAGGGCCTGGGCTGGGAGAGCAGCCACGGCTCCGGAAAGGGCGCCGACACGATCACCAGCGGAATCGAGGGCCCGTGGAACGCCACGCCGACCCAGTGGGACATGGGCTACATCGACAACCTGCTCGAGTACACGTGGTGGCCCGAGAAGGGTCCCGGCGGCGCCTGGCAGTGGACTACACAGAACGGCGAACTCGACGGCACCGCACCCGGTGCCGAGGATCCGTCTGAGAAGGAGGACGTGATGATGCTGACGACGGACGTCGCCCTGAAGCGCGACCCCGACTACCGGGAGATTCTCGAGCGCTTCCAGGAGAACCCCGACGAGTTCCAGGACGCCTTCGCGAAGGCGTGGTACAAGCTGATCCACCGCGACATGGGGCCGCCGGTGCGGTTCCTCGGCCCGGAGGTTCCCGACGAGGAGATGCTGTGGCAGGATCCCGTCCCCGACGTCGACCACGACCTGATCGGCGAGGCGACGATCGACGACCTCAAGGAGACGATTCTCGCGTCGGACCTCTCGGTTTCCCAACTGGCCAAGACCGCCTGGGCAGCAGCGTCGACGTACCGCGACAGTGACAAGCGCGGTGGCGTCAACGGCGCTCGCATCCGCCTCGAGCCTCAGCGGAGCTGGGAGGTCAACGAACCCGAAGCGCTGGAGACGGTGCTCGCGACCCTCGAGGAGATCCAGGACGAGTTTAACAGCTCCCGCTCCGACGACGTGCGCGTCTCGCTCGCCGACCTGATCGTGCTGGGCGGCAACGCGGCCGTCGAGCAGGCCGCGGCCAAGGCCGGCTACGACGTGGACGTGCCGTTCGAACCGGGCCGTACCGACGCCACGCAGGAACAGACCGACGTCGAGTCCTTCGAAGCGCTCGAGCCGGAGGCCGACGGGTTCCGCAACTACCTCGGCGAGGGCCACGATCGGTCGGCGGAGGAGTTGCTGGTCGATAAGGCCGACCTCCTGGACCTGACGACACCCGAGATGACGGTGTTAGTCGGCGGTATGCGCGTGCTGGGCGCGAACTACAAGGATTCCGACCTCGGCGTCTTCACCGACCGGCCGGAGACGTTGACCAACGACTTCTTCGACACCGTCCTCTCCATGGACTACGAGTGGGAAGCCGTCTCGGACGCGGACTCCCAGGACGTCCTGGAGTGGGAAGCGCCCTCGGAGGGCCACGACATCTACGAGTTGCGCGACCGCGAAACGGGCGAGGTCGAGTGGGCGGGGACCCGTGTAGACCTGATCTTCGGGTCGAACGCCCGGCTTCGAGCCATCGCGGACGTCTACGGGTCCGACGACGCCGAGGAGAAGTTCGTGCACGACTTCGTCGATACGTGGGGCAAAGTGATGCATCTCGACCGCTTCGACCTCGAGTGA
- a CDS encoding CPBP family intramembrane glutamic endopeptidase, translating to MSRTTSTPETIDTRNLAEFLCILTVLTLGFTGVTHVTDIDLVAVGPLYMFTPGIAGLIVCLHNGIALSDVGLVIGRKRWLALAAILPLPILSAITALSIGVPGVTFDSSLDIAVEVGLPSGVFWALIAWGIVVVIGATFNAIFGFGEEFGWRGYLLWELAPLGFWKASLVIGAVWGVWHAPLILVGHNYPSFPIIGVGAFALTCIALAPLFTYIVIRSQSVFPAAIFHGVFNAVGLVGYAATDDAVLRQLVASEGGVIGMVVFAFIAFMIAITGSPRLTRNFARGRYPISTGSAVGETNSVRETQLPKDQ from the coding sequence ATGAGCCGAACCACCTCAACACCAGAAACTATCGATACGCGCAACCTCGCAGAGTTCCTCTGCATCCTGACAGTGCTCACCCTGGGGTTCACCGGCGTCACTCACGTTACGGATATTGATCTCGTAGCCGTTGGGCCACTCTACATGTTCACACCTGGGATCGCCGGACTGATCGTGTGCCTGCACAACGGCATTGCACTCTCGGACGTCGGTCTGGTAATCGGGCGGAAGCGGTGGCTCGCTCTGGCCGCGATCCTGCCGCTTCCAATCCTCAGTGCCATAACGGCACTCTCGATTGGCGTGCCGGGCGTGACGTTCGATTCCTCTCTCGATATCGCGGTCGAGGTCGGCCTTCCGTCGGGAGTGTTCTGGGCACTCATTGCGTGGGGTATCGTCGTCGTGATTGGTGCGACGTTCAATGCGATCTTTGGCTTCGGTGAAGAGTTCGGATGGCGGGGCTACCTCTTGTGGGAACTCGCTCCACTGGGCTTCTGGAAGGCGTCGCTGGTGATTGGTGCCGTGTGGGGAGTCTGGCACGCCCCCCTCATCCTCGTCGGACACAATTACCCGTCGTTCCCGATTATCGGGGTCGGAGCGTTCGCCCTCACGTGTATCGCTTTGGCCCCGCTGTTCACCTACATCGTCATTCGGTCGCAATCCGTTTTCCCTGCGGCTATCTTTCATGGTGTGTTCAACGCAGTTGGGCTGGTGGGATATGCAGCAACCGATGACGCCGTTCTCAGACAACTTGTTGCCAGTGAGGGCGGTGTAATAGGGATGGTCGTGTTCGCATTCATCGCGTTCATGATTGCGATTACTGGATCACCGCGCTTAACCCGTAATTTTGCAAGGGGGAGGTATCCCATCTCGACTGGCTCCGCTGTGGGCGAAACAAACTCGGTACGCGAGACGCAACTGCCGAAAGATCAGTAG
- a CDS encoding alpha/beta fold hydrolase, translating to MPYVQCNGADLYYEDHGEGQPIIFLHGVMCGLRFFEPQLASLSNEYRTVAVDFRGHGRSEKTELGHTVAQYARDLHTFLKQRDLEEVVMVGWSMGAFVSWDYVNQFGTERIRGLVDIDIEASRFQWDDYDYGLTDLVGLKDTLALVQEDQTSFIQRLTEQVFSNPTTEMRTLQVDETSRTPTPIKSAILFDALTRDYRAVLPEIDVPMLVCAGGDETRGTGTVEAVRHVTDLVPDATFELFENCGHCPPIEQPERFNRVVSQFINSL from the coding sequence ATGCCGTACGTCCAGTGTAACGGGGCAGACCTCTATTACGAGGACCACGGCGAGGGCCAGCCGATCATTTTTCTTCACGGCGTGATGTGTGGTCTCAGGTTTTTCGAGCCGCAGTTAGCCAGTCTCTCGAACGAGTACCGCACAGTCGCCGTCGATTTCAGAGGGCATGGCCGATCTGAGAAGACGGAACTCGGACACACAGTCGCGCAGTACGCCCGTGATCTTCACACGTTCCTCAAACAGCGAGACCTCGAAGAAGTTGTCATGGTGGGGTGGTCGATGGGAGCGTTCGTCTCGTGGGACTACGTGAATCAATTCGGCACTGAGCGGATACGGGGACTGGTTGATATCGATATCGAGGCATCGCGTTTTCAGTGGGATGATTACGACTATGGACTCACCGATTTAGTGGGACTGAAAGATACGCTCGCACTGGTCCAGGAAGATCAGACGAGTTTCATCCAACGCCTCACGGAGCAAGTCTTCTCAAACCCCACCACTGAGATGAGAACGTTGCAGGTCGACGAGACGTCTCGAACTCCGACCCCCATCAAAAGCGCCATCCTGTTCGATGCGCTCACACGTGATTACCGAGCAGTCCTCCCCGAGATCGATGTCCCGATGTTGGTGTGCGCCGGCGGGGACGAAACGCGGGGAACGGGGACCGTCGAAGCGGTGAGACACGTCACAGACCTCGTCCCGGACGCCACGTTCGAACTCTTCGAAAACTGCGGCCACTGTCCGCCTATAGAGCAACCCGAGCGGTTCAACCGGGTAGTGAGCCAGTTCATCAACTCACTGTGA
- a CDS encoding MATE family efflux transporter, giving the protein MTTGSIPPKLARLAWPLVLGNLLQTVYNLADMFWVGRVSSEAVAAVSLMFPLSWMFVSTAMGLTAATIALVSQHVGAGDQRAADRVVGQTIILALVVSGLLATLGLTFRRPLLQLIGARDQVFVEALAYIEVIFLALPLTFLFFAFRSSLQGAGDTKTAMWLVLISAGLNVILDPFLILGWGPFPEWGTRGAAIATFLSRAVAGIAGIAILLDGRYGVRLRLRDLAPNLTIQRRLIDVGYPATFDGWARSFASVAMAGFVARFGATPTAAYGIVVRLMSVTWSVAGAVGDATATGVGQNLGARTPDRAATVAKTATAGTIGFIFAIAAVVFAFPAQAMAIFVDDPDVIAEGIVFIRINAPFWAVFAGVMVIQGAFRGAGNTREAMVLSMLSRWVFRVPVALVLAFAWTVTVPGLGITVSGLEWGVDGIWWAFSIGMGATFVVAVVWFRLGTWREAIVEDDPGEPRAPASGADAADVDRDSDAPTE; this is encoded by the coding sequence ATGACGACCGGATCGATCCCACCGAAGCTCGCGCGGCTGGCCTGGCCACTGGTCCTCGGCAACCTCCTGCAGACGGTCTACAATCTCGCGGACATGTTCTGGGTCGGGCGTGTCAGTTCGGAGGCGGTAGCGGCTGTCTCGCTGATGTTCCCGCTCTCGTGGATGTTCGTCTCGACGGCGATGGGGTTGACGGCGGCGACCATCGCCCTCGTCTCCCAGCACGTCGGCGCCGGCGACCAGCGCGCAGCCGACCGGGTCGTCGGCCAGACCATCATCCTCGCCCTCGTCGTTTCCGGCCTCCTGGCGACGCTCGGCCTGACGTTCCGGCGACCGTTACTCCAGCTCATCGGCGCGCGTGACCAGGTGTTCGTCGAGGCGCTGGCGTACATCGAGGTGATCTTCCTCGCCCTGCCGCTGACGTTCCTGTTCTTTGCGTTCCGGTCGTCCCTGCAGGGTGCCGGCGACACGAAGACGGCGATGTGGTTGGTCCTGATATCGGCCGGGCTGAACGTCATCCTGGACCCGTTTCTCATCCTCGGCTGGGGGCCGTTTCCCGAATGGGGGACGCGGGGGGCGGCCATCGCGACCTTCCTCTCGCGGGCCGTCGCCGGGATCGCCGGAATCGCCATCCTCCTGGACGGTCGCTACGGGGTTCGACTCCGCCTTCGAGACCTCGCACCGAACTTGACGATCCAGCGTCGATTGATCGACGTCGGCTACCCGGCCACGTTCGACGGCTGGGCGCGAAGCTTCGCGTCGGTCGCGATGGCCGGGTTCGTCGCCCGTTTCGGCGCGACGCCGACTGCCGCCTACGGAATCGTCGTTCGGCTCATGTCCGTGACGTGGTCCGTCGCGGGCGCCGTCGGCGACGCGACCGCGACCGGCGTCGGCCAGAACCTCGGCGCACGGACGCCCGACCGGGCGGCAACGGTGGCGAAAACGGCGACGGCGGGAACGATCGGATTCATCTTCGCGATTGCTGCCGTCGTCTTCGCGTTCCCCGCCCAGGCGATGGCCATCTTCGTCGACGATCCCGACGTGATCGCTGAGGGGATCGTCTTCATCCGAATCAACGCCCCCTTCTGGGCGGTTTTCGCCGGCGTGATGGTCATCCAGGGTGCGTTCCGCGGCGCCGGGAACACCCGCGAGGCGATGGTGCTCTCGATGCTCTCGCGGTGGGTCTTTCGCGTTCCCGTCGCGCTCGTGCTCGCGTTCGCCTGGACGGTGACGGTCCCCGGCCTCGGTATCACGGTCTCGGGGCTCGAGTGGGGCGTCGACGGCATCTGGTGGGCGTTCTCGATCGGCATGGGCGCCACGTTCGTCGTCGCCGTAGTCTGGTTCCGGCTCGGTACGTGGCGCGAGGCGATCGTCGAGGACGACCCGGGTGAGCCTCGAGCCCCAGCGAGCGGAGCGGACGCGGCGGACGTCGACCGAGATTCCGACGCACCGACCGAGTAG
- a CDS encoding IS5 family transposase — translation MTSRFTEKVVSLAQKAVVGTPAPAYRPGEEGYANWVILAIQGLKEYLGHPYRKLMDVLREMPRVTKSLGLTPETVPHFSTVCTRKQAIPMKRWRAILDQSVELYDLGDVQAIDATGVDRVQASQHYAKRTDYTFEAVKTTLLIDCETSAILDIHCSMKQPHDTQVGWQVLVRNLDELATVAADKGYDWEELRTRLRAESITPLIPQRDPGMRGWARNLLIKDRAYHQRSNAESVFFGLRRRYGDTLWSRTWFGQFRELVMKSAVRNIERAIEDSHP, via the coding sequence ATGACCTCCCGCTTCACAGAGAAGGTTGTATCGCTCGCCCAAAAAGCCGTCGTTGGTACGCCAGCTCCGGCCTACCGTCCGGGGGAAGAAGGCTACGCTAACTGGGTAATTCTCGCCATTCAGGGATTAAAAGAGTATCTCGGTCATCCATACCGGAAGCTGATGGACGTCCTCCGTGAGATGCCGAGAGTCACGAAATCACTCGGATTGACGCCTGAAACAGTCCCTCACTTCTCGACAGTATGTACGCGAAAGCAGGCGATTCCGATGAAGCGGTGGCGAGCGATCCTCGATCAGTCCGTCGAACTGTATGATCTCGGTGATGTGCAGGCAATCGACGCAACCGGTGTCGATCGCGTTCAAGCTAGCCAGCACTACGCAAAACGGACGGATTACACGTTCGAGGCGGTGAAGACGACGCTACTCATCGATTGTGAAACCAGTGCGATTCTCGATATACACTGCTCGATGAAACAACCGCACGATACGCAAGTCGGCTGGCAGGTGCTAGTACGGAATCTCGACGAGTTGGCGACTGTCGCTGCCGATAAGGGCTACGACTGGGAAGAGCTTCGTACGAGGTTACGTGCGGAAAGTATCACGCCGCTGATTCCGCAGCGAGATCCTGGGATGCGGGGGTGGGCGAGAAATTTACTCATCAAGGATCGGGCGTATCACCAGCGCTCGAACGCTGAATCGGTGTTTTTCGGGCTCCGACGCAGATACGGCGATACGCTCTGGTCCAGAACCTGGTTCGGTCAATTCCGCGAACTTGTCATGAAATCCGCCGTCCGCAACATCGAACGCGCCATCGAGGACTCACACCCGTGA